One window from the genome of Schistocerca piceifrons isolate TAMUIC-IGC-003096 chromosome 1, iqSchPice1.1, whole genome shotgun sequence encodes:
- the LOC124752643 gene encoding uncharacterized protein LOC124752643 yields MTISTQKQEFQREINLVYDQILTELTKRYEAMASISSEFYFLTGEALKKEPIDVLLTHAADFGIKYSHDVDVVDLSQELEIFRMQAKELINDVEKATPLDILKKIQELSLEDIYPNIQIALRIYLTLPVTVASCERSFSKIKLIYNNFRSSMGQERLSNLSILSTEHEEVAKLNLEELIDNLRKSKPGK; encoded by the coding sequence ATGACTATCTCGACGCAAAAACAGGAGTTTCAGAGGGAAATAAATTTGGTTTATGATCAAATCCTGACAGAACTCACTAAGAGGTATGAGGCAATGGCTTCAATATcttcagaattttattttctaaCGGGAGAAGCTCTAAAAAAAGAACCAATTGATGTTCTTCTTACACATGCTGCAGATTTTGGGATTAAATATTCgcatgatgtagatgtagttgatctgtcacaagaattggaaatttttcGAATGCAAGCTAAAGAACTCATTAACGATGTTGAAAAAGCAACACCACTTGACATTCTCAAAAAGATTCAAGAGCTTTCTTTAGAAGATATATATCCGAATATCCAAATAGCTCTTAGAATTTACTTAACACTTCCTGTTACGGTGGCCTCTTGTGAGCGAAGTTTCAGTAAAATAAAGCTCATCTATAATAATTTCAGATCATCCATGGGACAGGAACGTTTGTCAAATTTATCCATTCTATCGACTGAACATGAAGAGGTAGCGAAACTTAACTTAGAGGAATTAATTGATAATTTGCGAAAATCAAAGCCAGGAAAGTAG